Proteins found in one Hippopotamus amphibius kiboko isolate mHipAmp2 chromosome 12, mHipAmp2.hap2, whole genome shotgun sequence genomic segment:
- the AQP5 gene encoding aquaporin-5: MRGSQAARPVYIAGRVTWPQRAGPCLGGGGGAAGGGGQQREGGGAEVPSQRAVLALGSWSRPLPPRASRPAPRVAGLVYSAPPQGPRQAARHAAVGAGQRAAPGSQPHALCAAAPSGDPCGACCLQTMKKEVCSVAFFKAVFSEFLATLIFVFFGLGSALKWPSALPTILQIALAFGLAIGTMAQALGPVSGGHMNPAITLAFLLGNQISLLRAAFYVVAQLVGAIAGAAILYGVAPHNARGTLAVNALNSSTSPGQAVVVEIILTFQLALCIFSSVDSRRTSPLGSPALSIGLSVTLGHLVGIYFTGCSMNPARSFGPAVVMNRFSPAHWVFWVGPIMGAALAAILYFYLFFPNSLNLSERAAIFKGTYEPEEDWEEHREGRKKTMELTVH; encoded by the exons ATGCGCGGGTCCCAGGCCGCGCGGCCCGTCTACATCGCCGGCCGGGTCACGTGGCCCCAGCGGGCGGGCCCCTGCctcggcgggggagggggggccgcggggggcggggggcagcagCGAGAAGGCGGCGGCGCCGAGGTTCCCTCCCAGCGCGCAGTGCTGGCGCTCGGGAGCTGGAGCCGCCCACTGCCGCCCCGCGCCTCCCGCCCCGCGCCGCGGGTGGCCGGCCTGGTATATAGCGCGCCCCCGCAGGGCCCGCGCCAGGCTGCGAGGCACGCCGCCGTGGGCGCAGGACAGCGTGCGGCTCCCGGGAGCCAGCCCCACGCCCTCTGTGCCGCCGCTCCGTCGGGCGACCCCTGCGGGGCCTGCTGCCTCCAGACCATGAAGAAGGAGGTGTGCTCCGTGGCCTTCTTTAAGGCAGTCTTCTCCGAGTTCCTGGCCACCCTCATCTTCGTCTTCTTCGGCCTTGGCTCAGCCCTCAAGTGGCCGTCGGCGCTGCCCACCATCCTGCAGATCGCGCTGGCCTTCGGCCTGGCCATAGGCACCAtggcccaggccctggggcccGTGAGTGGTGGCCACATGAACCCCGCCATCACGCTGGCCTTCCTACTGGGCAACCAGATCTCCCTGCTCCGGGCAGCCTTCTACGTGGTGGCCCAGCTGGTGGGCGCCATTGCCGGGGCTGCCATCCTCTATGGGGTGGCACCGCACAATGCCCGAGGCACTCTGGCCGTCAACGCG CTCAACAGCAGCACGAGTCCGGGCCAGGCCGTGGTGGTGGAAATAATTCTGACCTTCCAGCTGGCACTCTGCATCTTCTCCTCCGTGGACTCCCGCCGCACCAGCCCTTTGGGCTCCCCAGCCCTGTCTATTGGCCTGTCCGTCACACTGGGCCACCTAGTGGGG ATCTACTTCACTGGCTGCTCCATGAACCCGGCCCGATCTTTCGGCCCCGCAGTGGTCATGAATCGGTTCAGCCCCGCGCACTGG GTGTTCTGGGTGGGGCCCATCATGGGGGCTGCCTTGGCTGCCATCCTCTACTTCTACCTGTTCTTCCCTAACTCCCTGAACCTGAGTGAGCGTGCGGCCATCTTCAAGGGCACGTATGAGCCCGAGGAGGACTGGGAGGAGCACCGAGAGGGGCGGAAGAAGACCATGGAGCTGACTGTGCACTGA
- the LOC130832887 gene encoding aquaporin-2 produces MWELRSIAFSRAVLAEFLATLLFVFFGLGSALNWPQALPSVLQVAMAFGLAIGTLVQALGHVSGAHVNPAVTVACLVGCHVSFLRAAFYVAAQLLGAVAGAALLHEITPPDIRGDLAVNALSNNSTAGQAITVELFLTLQLVLCIFASTDERRGDNLGTPALSIGFSVALGHLLGIHYTGCSMNPARSLAPAVVTGKFDDHWVFWIGPLVGAILASLLYNYILFPPAKSLSERLAVLKGLEPDTDWEEREVRRRQSVELHSPQSLPRGSKA; encoded by the exons atgtgggaactccGGTCCATAGCCTTCTCCAGGGCGGTGTTAGCAGAGTTCCTGGCCACGCTTCTCTTCGTCTTCTTTGGCCTCGGCTCGGCCCTCAACTGGCCACAGGCCCTGCCATCTGTGCTGCAGGTCGCCATGGCCTTTGGCCTGGCTATCGGCACCCTGGTGCAGGCTCTGGGCCACGTCAGTGGGGCCCACGTCAACCCTGCCGTGACCGTGGCCTGCCTGGTGGGCTGCCACGTCTCCTTTCTCCGAGCTGCCTTCTATGTGGCTGCCCAGCTGCTGGGGGCCGTGGCTGGGGCCGCTCTGCTCCATGAGATCACACCACCAGACATCCGAGGGGACCTGGCAGTCAATGCT ctcaGCAACAACTCGACAGCTGGCCAGGCCATTACTGTGGAGCTTTTCCTGACACTGCAGCTGGTGCTCTGCATCTTCGCCTCCACCGACGAGCGCCGTGGAGACAACCTGGGCACCCCTGCCCTCTCCATTGGTTTCTCTGTGGCCCTGGGCCACCTCCTCGGG ATCCACTACACTGGCTGCTCCATGAATCCTGCCCGATCCCTGGCTCCAGCTGTCGTCACCGGCAAGTTTGATGACCACTGG GTCTTCTGGATCGGACCCTTGGTCGGCGCCATCCTGGCCTCCCTCCTCTACAACTACATCCTGTTCCCGCCCGCCAAGAGCCTGTCGGAGCGCCTGGCTGTGCTGAAGGGGCTGGAGCCGGACACTGACTGGGAGGAGCGCGAGGTGCGGCGCAGGCAGTCGGTGGAGCTGCATTCGCCGCAGAGCCTGCCGCGGGGCAGCAAGGCCTGA